From Pseudomonadota bacterium:
ACGATGGGGTAGCCCCAAGTCTTGTAGGGTCGCGCAAGATCGGGCCGCTTGCGCCGCAGCGCGAACACCGACGCGGTCGTGGAGATCCAAAAGATGAAAGTAACGAACACGACGTAGGTGAACAGCTGCTCGTAGCTGCCCGTCAAGGTGAGCAGGCTGGCCCAGGCTGCTTGCAGCGCGATGGCGAACGCGGGCGTTCGGAAGCGCGGATGAATCTCTGCGACCTTGCGAAAGAACACGCCGTCCCGGGCCATGGCGTAGTACACGCGAGGCGCGGCAAAGATGGTTCCGTTCAGGGCTCCGAAGCTGGAAACCAGGACCATGGCGGATATGAGCCCGGCGGCGCCGCTGCCCTGCAGCGCTCCCGAGGCGCGCTCGGCAATGCGCACCACGCCCGCCATTTGCTGCACAGGCAGGGCGACGACGTACACGTAGTTCACCAGCAGGTAGAGCGACGTGATGAGCAGCGTTCCACCCACGAGCACGAGCGGCAGGTTCTTGCCCGGGTTTTTGATCTCGCCTGCGATGTAGGTGACGTTGTGCCAGCCATCGAAAGCCCAGGATACGGCCACCAGGGCTACCCCGAAGCCCGACACCAGAGCGAGCAGATCAGCCCCCGCCGGTGCTAGAGCAAGGTCGGGCCGAGCGGTTGGCTCGGCCGTCCAGGCCAGGGCACCGAACGCCAGGATCGCGCCGATCTTGGCCACGGTGAAGAGATTCTGCAGCGTCTTGCCAGGGCCT
This genomic window contains:
- a CDS encoding amino acid permease encodes the protein MSTQHILSRRLGLFDSAMMMVGIVIGSGIFLTTGIMAQSVPSAGLILLAWLTGGVLTLCGALTLAELGAAMPEVGGLYVYLREAYGHLYGFLFGWVLFLVSMGGSIAALAVGFASYLGYFVPWVSSEQLVFGSVSTVQLMALLVVVGLSAINFVGVGPGKTLQNLFTVAKIGAILAFGALAWTAEPTARPDLALAPAGADLLALVSGFGVALVAVSWAFDGWHNVTYIAGEIKNPGKNLPLVLVGGTLLITSLYLLVNYVYVVALPVQQMAGVVRIAERASGALQGSGAAGLISAMVLVSSFGALNGTIFAAPRVYYAMARDGVFFRKVAEIHPRFRTPAFAIALQAAWASLLTLTGSYEQLFTYVVFVTFIFWISTTASVFALRRKRPDLARPYKTWGYPIVPLVFITAIALVLVNTLIAKPVESLAGLGITLAGIPAYHFWRRSQSGSATSM